A window from Lachnoanaerobaculum umeaense encodes these proteins:
- a CDS encoding L-cysteine desulfidase family protein, with product MNKDDIRYTTYVQILKEELIPAMGCTEPIALAYAAAKAREVLGKYPQKVLVEASGSIIKNVKSVIVPNTGHLKGIPAAVAAGIVAGDANRKLEVISDVDDSKKSEIASFLKNIEIDVLPLDMGYIFDLIITLFYDCDCVKVRIVNQHTNIVLIEKNNDIILETEIENNSVSGSADRDLLTMEGIWDFINSMDVSDVKDTLDRQIFYNTSISEEGLLGNYGANIGSVLLNTYGNDIKVRAKAKAAAGSDARMNGCELPVIINSGSGNQGITCSIPVIEYAKELKVSKDKLYRALALSNLTSIHQKHGIGTLSAYCGAVSAGAGAGAGIAYLTEGSLESVEHTVVNTLAIVSGIVCDGAKASCAAKITSSVDAAIMGLSMYKDGQAFHGGDGIVMNNIEETIKGISKIGKDGMRETNNEIIKLMVENN from the coding sequence ATGAATAAAGACGATATAAGGTATACAACTTATGTTCAAATATTGAAAGAAGAACTTATACCTGCTATGGGTTGTACTGAACCTATAGCATTGGCTTATGCGGCAGCAAAAGCAAGAGAAGTATTAGGTAAATATCCACAAAAAGTGCTTGTTGAAGCCAGTGGCAGTATTATCAAGAATGTAAAGAGCGTTATTGTTCCTAACACCGGACATTTAAAGGGTATACCGGCAGCAGTGGCGGCAGGCATAGTGGCAGGTGATGCAAATAGGAAGCTGGAAGTTATCTCAGATGTAGATGATAGTAAAAAAAGTGAGATTGCAAGCTTTCTAAAAAATATAGAGATTGATGTACTACCCTTGGATATGGGGTATATATTTGATCTTATCATTACACTTTTTTATGATTGTGATTGTGTAAAGGTTCGTATAGTAAATCAGCACACAAATATAGTGCTTATTGAGAAAAATAATGATATAATTCTAGAAACAGAAATAGAAAATAATTCCGTATCAGGTAGTGCTGACAGAGATCTGCTCACTATGGAAGGAATATGGGATTTTATCAATTCAATGGATGTTTCGGATGTAAAAGATACTCTGGACAGACAGATATTTTATAATACATCCATATCTGAAGAAGGACTATTAGGAAATTATGGTGCAAATATCGGCTCAGTTTTATTAAATACCTATGGCAATGATATAAAGGTTAGAGCAAAGGCAAAGGCAGCTGCAGGTTCTGATGCCAGAATGAATGGATGTGAGCTTCCAGTCATTATCAACTCAGGCAGTGGAAATCAAGGCATTACTTGTTCTATTCCGGTTATAGAATATGCCAAGGAGCTCAAAGTATCTAAAGACAAGCTCTATCGTGCTTTGGCACTTTCAAATCTCACTTCTATCCACCAAAAGCATGGTATAGGCACTCTTTCAGCCTATTGTGGTGCAGTAAGTGCGGGTGCAGGTGCAGGTGCAGGTATTGCCTATCTTACAGAGGGCAGTCTTGAATCTGTCGAACATACTGTAGTTAATACTCTTGCAATCGTATCCGGTATAGTATGCGATGGTGCTAAGGCATCATGTGCCGCCAAAATAACTTCTTCTGTAGATGCCGCTATTATGGGCCTTAGTATGTACAAAGATGGTCAGGCATTCCATGGCGGTGACGGTATTGTAATGAACAATATCGAAGAAACTATCAAAGGTATTTCAAAGATAGGTAAAGATGGCATGAGGGAAACCAATAATGAAATAATAAAACTCATGGTAGAAAACAATTAA
- a CDS encoding dicarboxylate/amino acid:cation symporter: MKKNGILNSLPFRLLLALVIGIVVGLFLNKSDTSAISVALLNIIVTVKYIVGQFIGFCIPLIIIGFIAPSITRLGSNASKILVVALIIAYISSIGAAFFATASGFIILPHMSITPDVEGLKELPQLVFQLSIPAIMPVMSALFFSIMVGLAAAWNRSELITGVLEEFQKVVLSIVTKFVIPVLPVLIGTTFATLAYEGSITKQLPVFLVIIIMVMIGHYIWLALLYLIAGAYAGANPLDIIKNYGPAYMTAVGTMSSAATLSVALECAKKSEPPLRDDMVNFGIPLFANIHLCGSVMTETFFVMVVSKMLYGEFPSPAKMILFCILLGVFAIGAPGVPGGTVMASLGLITGVLMFDETGTALMLTIFALQDSFGTACNVTGDGALTLILTGYAKKHNIEPQNLGNILE; the protein is encoded by the coding sequence ATGAAAAAGAATGGTATTTTGAACAGTCTTCCATTTCGACTGTTACTTGCACTTGTAATAGGTATTGTTGTAGGGCTTTTCCTTAACAAGAGTGATACAAGTGCTATCTCAGTTGCACTGCTTAATATTATAGTGACTGTAAAATACATTGTAGGACAGTTTATAGGTTTTTGTATTCCGCTTATTATCATAGGTTTTATTGCTCCGTCTATTACAAGGCTTGGTAGCAATGCTTCAAAAATACTTGTAGTAGCTCTGATAATAGCCTATATTTCTTCAATCGGTGCAGCATTTTTTGCTACAGCCTCAGGTTTTATAATACTTCCACATATGAGTATCACCCCTGATGTTGAGGGGCTTAAGGAATTGCCACAACTTGTATTCCAGCTTTCCATACCTGCTATAATGCCTGTTATGAGTGCTCTTTTCTTCTCAATAATGGTAGGACTTGCAGCGGCATGGAATAGAAGTGAACTAATTACCGGAGTTTTGGAAGAATTTCAAAAGGTTGTACTAAGTATAGTAACAAAGTTTGTTATTCCTGTTCTTCCTGTTCTTATCGGTACTACCTTTGCTACTCTCGCATATGAAGGAAGTATCACAAAGCAATTACCTGTTTTCCTTGTTATTATCATTATGGTAATGATAGGTCACTATATATGGCTGGCACTACTTTATCTTATCGCAGGTGCTTATGCAGGTGCAAATCCTCTGGATATAATAAAGAACTATGGACCTGCATATATGACTGCAGTAGGTACAATGTCAAGTGCCGCTACACTTTCAGTTGCTCTGGAATGTGCTAAGAAATCAGAGCCACCGCTTCGTGATGATATGGTAAATTTCGGTATTCCACTATTTGCAAATATTCATCTTTGCGGCTCTGTTATGACTGAAACATTTTTTGTAATGGTAGTTTCAAAAATGCTTTATGGAGAATTCCCTTCTCCGGCAAAAATGATTCTATTCTGCATTCTTCTTGGTGTATTCGCTATAGGTGCACCTGGAGTTCCGGGAGGTACAGTAATGGCTTCTCTAGGTCTTATAACCGGAGTTCTTATGTTCGATGAGACTGGAACTGCACTCATGCTTACCATCTTTGCTCTACAGGATTCATTTGGTACAGCTTGTAATGTAACCGGAGACGGTGCCTTGACACTTATACTTACCGGATATGCAAAAAAACATAATATTGAACCGCAAAATCTAGGAAATATACTTGAGTAA
- a CDS encoding threonine/serine exporter family protein, translating into MLFKIIGAFIAVVAFCIMIELPKKYMVQAGLTGMVGWAVYLVMDMVANRVEIAALVSALCIATMSHILARVLKAPVSNFLIPGILPIVPGGSIYRCAYAFIRESSNLSFYMNEALKIAGSIALAIFFVDSVFKLHLPKKTSPKIK; encoded by the coding sequence ATGCTTTTTAAAATAATTGGTGCATTTATTGCAGTGGTAGCTTTTTGCATTATGATAGAGTTGCCAAAAAAATATATGGTACAGGCAGGACTTACAGGAATGGTAGGTTGGGCTGTATATCTTGTAATGGATATGGTAGCAAATAGGGTAGAAATTGCTGCCTTAGTTTCTGCACTCTGTATTGCTACTATGTCACATATACTTGCTAGAGTTTTGAAGGCACCAGTAAGTAATTTTTTGATTCCTGGAATATTGCCAATAGTACCGGGAGGCTCAATATACAGATGTGCATATGCATTTATAAGAGAGTCCTCAAATTTGAGTTTTTATATGAATGAGGCATTAAAAATTGCAGGCTCTATAGCACTTGCAATATTTTTTGTGGATTCAGTATTTAAGTTGCATTTACCAAAAAAAACATCCCCAAAAATCAAATGA
- the uvrB gene encoding excinuclease ABC subunit UvrB — MEFKLHSEFLPTGDQPQAIEALVNGFKEGNQFQTLLGATGSGKTFTMANVIQKLQKPTLIIAHNKTLAAQLYGEFKEFFPENAVEYFVSYYDYYQPEAYVPSTDTYIEKDSAINDEIDKLRHSATASLSERKDVIIVASVSCIYGLGSPIDYQEMVVSLRPGMERDRDDVIRKLIDMQYDRNDMDFHRGTFRVRGDVLEVFPAASTSTALRFEFFGDEVDRILEIDTLTGNILAELSHAVIFPASHYVVAPEKMKIATEHILEECEERVKFFKSEDKLIEAQRIDERTHFDVEMMRETGFCSGIENYSRHLTGSEPGEPPYTLIDYFKDEFLIIVDESHITIPQVRGMYAGDRSRKTTLVNYGFRLPSALDNRPLEFSEFESKIDQMLFVSATPSIYEKEHEMFRTEQIIRPTGLLDPPISVRPVEGQIDDLIGEVNKEIEKKNKILITTLTKRMAEDLTEYMKDVGIRVRYLHSDIDTLERAEIIRDMRLDKFDVLVGINLLREGLDIPEITLVAILDADKEGFLRSETSLIQTIGRAARNADGHVIMYADNMTDSMKAAINETYRRRGIQEAYNKEHGITPTTIKKAVRDLIAISKAAESVSTIDKDIESMDKAEINKLIKELEKKMFKAAAELDFENAALLRDKISELRASL; from the coding sequence ATGGAATTTAAATTACATTCAGAATTTTTGCCTACAGGAGATCAGCCTCAAGCAATAGAAGCATTGGTAAATGGGTTTAAAGAAGGAAATCAGTTTCAGACATTGCTGGGTGCTACAGGCTCAGGTAAGACTTTTACAATGGCAAATGTAATTCAAAAATTACAAAAGCCTACACTTATAATAGCACATAATAAGACGCTGGCAGCACAGCTCTATGGAGAGTTTAAGGAGTTCTTTCCTGAAAATGCTGTAGAGTACTTTGTTTCTTACTATGATTACTATCAACCCGAGGCATATGTTCCTTCTACAGATACATATATAGAAAAAGATTCTGCAATAAATGATGAAATAGATAAGCTTAGGCATTCTGCTACAGCATCTCTTTCAGAAAGAAAAGATGTTATAATAGTAGCTTCAGTATCTTGCATATATGGACTTGGTAGTCCTATAGACTATCAGGAGATGGTAGTATCTTTGAGACCGGGAATGGAAAGAGATAGAGATGATGTCATAAGAAAGCTGATAGATATGCAATATGACAGAAATGATATGGATTTTCATCGTGGTACTTTTCGTGTGCGTGGAGATGTACTTGAAGTATTTCCGGCAGCCTCAACATCTACAGCACTCAGATTTGAATTCTTTGGAGATGAAGTAGACAGGATACTTGAGATAGATACTTTGACAGGAAATATTTTGGCGGAGCTCTCTCATGCTGTAATTTTTCCGGCTTCTCACTATGTTGTTGCACCTGAGAAGATGAAAATAGCTACAGAACATATACTTGAAGAATGTGAGGAGAGAGTAAAGTTCTTCAAATCAGAGGATAAGCTGATAGAGGCTCAGAGAATAGATGAAAGAACACATTTTGATGTGGAAATGATGAGAGAAACAGGATTTTGTTCGGGAATAGAAAATTATTCCAGACATCTAACAGGTTCAGAACCGGGTGAACCCCCATATACATTGATAGATTACTTCAAAGATGAGTTTCTTATTATTGTGGATGAGTCACATATTACAATTCCACAGGTGAGGGGAATGTATGCAGGTGACAGATCAAGAAAGACGACTTTGGTAAACTATGGTTTCAGACTGCCATCAGCACTGGATAACAGACCTTTGGAGTTTTCAGAGTTTGAGTCAAAGATAGATCAAATGCTTTTTGTATCAGCTACTCCAAGCATATATGAAAAAGAGCATGAGATGTTTAGAACTGAGCAAATTATCAGACCTACCGGACTTTTGGATCCGCCTATAAGTGTGAGACCGGTAGAAGGTCAAATAGATGATTTAATAGGTGAAGTGAATAAAGAAATAGAAAAAAAGAATAAGATCCTTATTACCACCCTTACTAAGAGAATGGCGGAGGATCTAACTGAATATATGAAGGATGTAGGTATCAGGGTAAGATATTTACATTCTGATATTGATACTTTGGAGAGGGCTGAGATTATCAGGGATATGAGACTTGATAAGTTTGATGTACTTGTAGGTATCAATCTTTTACGTGAGGGTTTGGATATACCGGAGATTACTCTGGTGGCTATACTTGATGCAGATAAAGAAGGATTTCTAAGGAGTGAAACCTCTTTGATTCAGACCATAGGTAGAGCGGCAAGAAATGCAGATGGACATGTGATAATGTATGCCGACAATATGACAGACTCTATGAAGGCTGCGATTAATGAGACATATAGAAGAAGAGGTATTCAGGAAGCCTACAATAAGGAGCATGGAATCACCCCTACTACTATAAAGAAAGCAGTCAGAGATTTGATAGCCATATCAAAGGCGGCTGAGAGCGTATCCACTATTGATAAAGATATAGAGTCTATGGATAAAGCTGAGATAAATAAACTTATAAAAGAACTTGAGAAAAAAATGTTTAAGGCGGCAGCAGAGCTGGATTTTGAAAATGCGGCACTATTGCGTGATAAAATAAGTGAGTTACGTGCAAGCTTATAA
- a CDS encoding LysR family transcriptional regulator, whose amino-acid sequence MENFIDLKKLNTFLKIAESGSFYKASMILGYSPAAVSIQIQQLELDLGIKLFDRLGKQVRLTDQGKQFYPYAEKILMLNEEVKESLIRKGDPLTGEIRIGTIDSICDTLFPQVLAEFYEKNPNVSVEVSVCTPAELFEGVRHNNIDIMLLLDKPCVSRDFIADVQITTDVVFCASKKHPMVGKNEIDLEEILKYPCILTEKNSSYRYILESKLSDLGFGIAPIIESQNTNLIIKLLCNNMGYSVLPRFLIEPKLRDDVLKILPIREFDIKVNYQVLHKKDKFVNRQMESFINLLKKQASILQVTNKYQDIVFKDL is encoded by the coding sequence ATGGAAAATTTTATTGATTTAAAAAAGCTGAATACCTTTTTAAAAATAGCGGAGTCAGGGAGCTTTTATAAAGCTTCTATGATACTTGGGTATTCGCCGGCAGCTGTCTCCATACAGATACAACAATTAGAACTTGATCTGGGCATAAAACTTTTTGACAGATTAGGTAAGCAGGTTCGTTTGACAGATCAGGGAAAACAATTTTATCCTTATGCTGAAAAAATACTGATGTTAAACGAGGAAGTAAAAGAATCTCTTATAAGAAAGGGCGATCCTCTTACAGGAGAGATAAGAATAGGAACCATTGACTCTATATGTGATACATTATTTCCACAGGTGCTGGCAGAATTTTATGAAAAGAATCCAAATGTATCTGTGGAGGTTAGCGTATGTACTCCGGCAGAATTATTTGAGGGAGTAAGGCATAACAATATTGATATAATGCTTTTATTGGATAAGCCCTGTGTTTCACGAGATTTTATTGCTGATGTACAAATAACAACTGATGTGGTATTTTGTGCCTCAAAAAAGCATCCTATGGTAGGTAAAAATGAAATTGATCTGGAGGAAATTTTAAAGTATCCATGTATACTTACAGAAAAGAATTCCAGTTACAGGTATATATTGGAGAGTAAATTATCAGACCTTGGATTTGGAATAGCACCGATTATAGAATCACAGAATACAAATCTTATTATCAAGCTGCTTTGCAACAATATGGGATATTCAGTGTTACCAAGATTTTTGATAGAGCCAAAATTAAGAGATGATGTTTTGAAGATTTTACCTATAAGAGAATTTGATATAAAGGTAAATTATCAAGTGTTACACAAGAAGGATAAGTTTGTAAATAGACAGATGGAGAGCTTCATAAATCTTTTGAAAAAGCAGGCAAGCATACTTCAGGTTACCAATAAATATCAGGATATAGTATTTAAGGATTTATAA
- a CDS encoding DMT family transporter — protein sequence MNKYNKKIGILYILGAAFGFALMGLFVRLAGDLPTFEKVFFRNLIAAFVAFFMLMKSGGSKSIDSKNLGILLLRSTCGMAGIICNFYAIDHMNIADASILSKMSPFFAILAGFIILKEKAGIVDIIATAIAFIGMIFVAKPGASFTFFPALIGITGGMMAGIAYTLVRKLTGNGVNGVFIVFFFSSFSTIAIIPIMLMNYVTPTPMQLSMLILAGCGAMIGQICVTKAYSYAPAKEIAVYDYTQVIYSALLGFIFVGQIPDRLSFIGYTIIIAMAVVKWMYNNKKVP from the coding sequence ATGAATAAATATAATAAAAAAATAGGAATATTGTATATACTTGGAGCTGCATTCGGCTTTGCCCTTATGGGACTTTTTGTAAGACTGGCAGGAGATTTGCCCACATTTGAAAAGGTGTTTTTTAGAAATCTGATTGCTGCATTCGTGGCATTCTTTATGCTTATGAAAAGTGGAGGATCCAAGTCGATAGATAGTAAGAATCTGGGGATATTATTACTTAGATCTACTTGTGGTATGGCAGGAATTATTTGCAATTTCTATGCTATAGACCATATGAATATAGCAGATGCATCAATACTTAGCAAAATGAGTCCATTTTTTGCAATATTAGCAGGATTTATAATACTAAAGGAAAAGGCGGGAATAGTAGATATTATAGCTACCGCCATAGCCTTTATTGGAATGATATTTGTAGCTAAGCCCGGAGCAAGCTTTACATTTTTTCCGGCTTTGATAGGTATTACAGGTGGAATGATGGCAGGTATTGCTTATACTTTGGTGAGAAAGCTTACAGGTAATGGAGTAAATGGAGTATTTATAGTATTCTTCTTTTCAAGTTTCTCTACGATTGCTATTATTCCTATTATGCTTATGAACTATGTAACACCTACACCCATGCAGCTTTCAATGCTTATTTTAGCCGGATGTGGTGCTATGATAGGTCAGATATGCGTAACAAAGGCATATAGCTATGCTCCGGCAAAGGAAATAGCGGTATATGACTATACACAGGTTATATATTCAGCACTTTTAGGATTTATATTTGTAGGTCAGATTCCGGACAGATTAAGCTTTATAGGATATACAATAATCATTGCCATGGCTGTAGTGAAATGGATGTATAATAATAAAAAAGTCCCCTAA
- the xylB gene encoding xylulokinase, which produces MYYIGVDLGTSALKLVMMDSKGELVKSVSKEYPLDFPHSGWSEQNPTDWFLAVKEGLREISVGAAEKIAGISFGGQMHGLVILDKDDNVLRPAILWNDGRSTEETDYLNNVIGKEKLSELTANIAFAGFTAPKILWVKKNEPEIFEKISKIMLPKDYISYMLSGSFCTDYSDASGMLLLDVKNKKWSSEMIEICGISKSMLPKLYESYEVVGDIKSEIAKELGLNEDIKIIAGAGDNAAAAIGTGTVGDGACNISLGTSGTIFISSKNFGVDKYNALHSFDHSDGNYHLMGCMLSAASCNKWWMEDILKTKEFAAEQENIDNLGENKVFFLPYLMGERSPHNDPAARGTFVGMSMDTRREDMTLAILEGVTFGLRDSLEVARSLGIEIKKTMICGGGAKSPLWKRLVANIMNVEVEVPVSEEGPGFGAAILAAVGCGEYESVEAATKSIIKIKEKIEPEADLVVKYEERYKRFKKIYPALKGIFKEIL; this is translated from the coding sequence ATGTATTATATTGGTGTTGATTTGGGAACTTCAGCCTTAAAGCTTGTAATGATGGATAGTAAGGGTGAACTTGTAAAATCTGTGTCTAAAGAATATCCGCTAGATTTTCCACATTCGGGATGGAGTGAGCAAAATCCTACAGACTGGTTTTTGGCAGTAAAGGAAGGTCTAAGGGAGATTTCAGTTGGTGCAGCTGAAAAAATAGCAGGTATCAGCTTTGGTGGACAGATGCATGGACTTGTAATTTTGGATAAGGATGACAATGTATTGAGACCTGCAATACTCTGGAATGATGGTAGAAGTACAGAGGAAACAGATTATTTAAACAATGTTATTGGAAAGGAAAAGCTTTCAGAACTTACAGCAAATATTGCATTTGCCGGTTTTACAGCTCCAAAGATACTTTGGGTAAAAAAGAATGAGCCGGAAATTTTTGAAAAAATTTCAAAAATAATGCTTCCAAAGGATTATATCAGCTATATGCTGAGTGGAAGTTTTTGCACAGATTATTCAGATGCTTCAGGCATGCTTCTCTTGGATGTCAAGAACAAAAAATGGTCATCTGAGATGATTGAAATATGTGGTATTTCAAAAAGTATGCTTCCAAAGCTTTATGAAAGCTATGAGGTTGTGGGAGATATAAAGTCGGAGATTGCAAAAGAACTGGGACTGAATGAAGATATAAAGATAATAGCCGGGGCTGGAGATAATGCGGCAGCAGCTATAGGCACCGGTACAGTGGGAGATGGTGCCTGCAATATTTCGCTTGGAACCTCCGGTACTATATTTATTTCAAGTAAAAACTTTGGAGTGGATAAATATAATGCACTTCATTCATTTGATCACTCAGATGGAAATTATCACCTTATGGGATGTATGCTCAGTGCGGCTTCCTGTAATAAATGGTGGATGGAGGATATCTTAAAGACCAAGGAATTTGCCGCAGAGCAGGAGAATATAGATAATCTTGGAGAAAACAAGGTGTTCTTTTTACCATATCTTATGGGAGAGCGTTCTCCTCACAACGATCCTGCGGCAAGAGGCACATTTGTCGGAATGAGTATGGATACAAGAAGAGAGGATATGACACTTGCAATACTTGAGGGTGTTACCTTTGGCCTTAGAGATTCTTTGGAGGTGGCAAGAAGTCTAGGTATAGAAATAAAGAAAACCATGATATGCGGTGGCGGTGCTAAGAGTCCACTTTGGAAAAGACTTGTAGCAAATATTATGAATGTAGAAGTGGAAGTGCCTGTAAGTGAAGAAGGTCCTGGATTTGGTGCTGCCATACTTGCAGCAGTAGGCTGTGGGGAATATGAAAGTGTAGAAGCAGCTACAAAATCTATAATAAAAATTAAAGAAAAAATAGAACCTGAAGCCGATCTTGTGGTAAAATATGAGGAGAGATACAAAAGGTTTAAAAAGATATATCCTGCATTGAAAGGAATATTTAAAGAGATTTTATAA
- a CDS encoding threonine/serine exporter family protein, with translation MVEKKNTSKSLERVVAETAMLAGETMLIAGAEISRVEDTMNRILDYSKCESHTAFVLATGITLTLDSDEGLITMSKRVPDRTTNINRIYLINNVSRALSAGKIDIYKAYEEIKQIKNVRQFTGVLYGLSFVGVALFFTMMLGGDFTDCMVAGIAGLAMAITQWALIPFGFNSFFLNMISTLSMALTAVGFQRFLLPNINLDLVIIGGIMPIVPGVIFTTAMRDTLNGDYTAGVSRGLETGVVAFAVAVGVALAYVIL, from the coding sequence GTGGTAGAAAAAAAAAATACGTCAAAAAGTCTTGAAAGAGTGGTAGCAGAGACTGCCATGCTTGCAGGAGAAACTATGCTTATAGCCGGAGCAGAAATCAGCAGGGTGGAAGATACTATGAATAGAATTTTAGATTATTCAAAATGTGAATCACATACTGCCTTCGTTCTGGCAACAGGTATTACCTTGACTTTGGACAGTGATGAAGGACTTATCACTATGTCAAAGAGAGTACCTGATAGAACTACAAATATAAATAGAATATATTTAATAAATAATGTATCAAGGGCTCTAAGTGCAGGGAAAATAGATATATACAAGGCGTATGAAGAGATAAAGCAGATAAAGAATGTAAGGCAGTTTACGGGAGTCTTATATGGTCTGTCCTTTGTGGGTGTAGCACTTTTTTTTACTATGATGCTTGGTGGAGATTTTACAGACTGCATGGTTGCCGGTATAGCAGGACTTGCAATGGCAATTACCCAGTGGGCTTTGATACCCTTTGGCTTTAATTCATTCTTTTTAAATATGATTTCAACACTATCTATGGCTCTAACAGCGGTAGGATTTCAAAGATTTCTACTGCCTAATATAAATCTGGATTTAGTGATAATAGGTGGAATAATGCCAATAGTTCCGGGAGTAATATTTACTACTGCTATGAGAGATACTCTAAATGGAGATTATACGGCAGGTGTCAGTAGAGGACTTGAAACTGGAGTGGTAGCTTTTGCAGTGGCTGTAGGTGTGGCACTTGCATATGTGATTTTGTGA
- a CDS encoding fibronectin type III-like domain-contianing protein, translating into MENRTYRYLKDEPLFPFGFGLNYGDTYLEAVDILDESPNRSRGLNLRVEISNRGRATKDVVQVYVKNDSKYAALNPTLVEFEKIAISSGERAIIELKINEDAFKVVDNEGQFITDGKSSKIYIGLSAPDVLSERLTKKKCKCIDMDWLI; encoded by the coding sequence ATGGAGAATAGGACCTATAGATATTTAAAAGATGAACCTCTCTTCCCATTTGGATTTGGCCTAAACTATGGAGATACATATTTGGAGGCAGTAGATATTTTAGATGAGAGCCCTAATAGGAGTAGGGGATTGAACTTGAGAGTAGAGATTTCAAATAGAGGCAGAGCTACAAAAGATGTAGTTCAAGTATATGTAAAAAATGATTCAAAATATGCGGCCCTAAATCCTACCTTGGTCGAATTTGAAAAGATAGCAATATCATCAGGTGAAAGAGCAATAATTGAATTGAAAATAAACGAAGATGCATTTAAGGTAGTAGATAATGAAGGTCAATTTATCACTGACGGAAAAAGCTCAAAAATATATATAGGACTCAGTGCTCCGGATGTTTTGAGTGAAAGATTGACTAAGAAAAAATGTAAATGTATTGATATGGATTGGCTTATCTAA